A window of Leclercia adecarboxylata contains these coding sequences:
- the mtfA gene encoding DgsA anti-repressor MtfA yields the protein MIKWPWKSNESARSAALPWEEALAIPVLSTLSDEDKSRLVQLAMRFLQQKRLVPLQGFELDDRKSTRIALLFCLPVLQLGIEWLDGFHEVLIYPAPFVVDDEWEDDIGLVHNQRMVQSGQSWQQGPIILNWLDIQDSFDASGFNLIIHEVAHKLDTRNGDRASGVPFIPLREVAGWEHDLHAAMNNIQDEIDLVGESAASIDAYAATDPAECFAVLSEYFFSAPELFAPRFPALWQRFCQFYQQDPLQRLRENEGPGEDPAAQVH from the coding sequence ATGATTAAGTGGCCCTGGAAATCGAATGAATCCGCCCGAAGCGCGGCGCTGCCGTGGGAAGAGGCGCTGGCGATCCCCGTTCTGTCCACTTTATCGGATGAGGATAAATCGCGTCTGGTACAGCTTGCCATGCGGTTCTTACAGCAAAAACGCCTGGTACCGCTGCAGGGTTTTGAACTCGACGATCGCAAGAGCACCCGCATCGCCCTGCTCTTTTGCCTGCCGGTACTGCAGCTGGGTATCGAGTGGCTGGACGGTTTCCATGAAGTGCTGATCTACCCTGCCCCCTTTGTGGTGGACGACGAATGGGAAGATGACATCGGGCTGGTTCACAATCAGCGGATGGTGCAGTCTGGTCAAAGCTGGCAGCAGGGGCCAATTATCCTCAACTGGTTGGATATTCAGGACTCGTTCGACGCATCCGGCTTCAACCTCATCATTCATGAAGTGGCGCATAAGCTGGATACCCGTAATGGCGACCGCGCCAGCGGGGTGCCGTTTATTCCGTTACGTGAAGTCGCGGGCTGGGAACACGATCTGCATGCCGCCATGAATAATATTCAGGACGAGATCGATCTGGTAGGCGAAAGCGCGGCCAGCATTGACGCCTATGCCGCCACCGACCCGGCCGAGTGCTTTGCTGTATTATCAGAGTATTTCTTCAGCGCTCCCGAGCTTTTCGCGCCCCGCTTCCCTGCGCTGTGGCAGCGTTTTTGCCAGTTTTACCAGCAGGACCCGCTGCAACGTTTACGTGAAAATGAAGGACCCGGCGAAGATCCCGCCGCGCAAGTACACTAA
- the dcuR gene encoding two-component system response regulator DcuR → MIHVLIVDDDAMVADLNRQYIDRVEGFFCCGIATSLAQAEAVLHSPGRQVDLILLDVYMQRDNGLSLLPAIRASGRKTDVIMITSASDATTIQTAMHYGVVDYLIKPFQFPRFAGALNGWREKKQLMESHQYYEQADVDRLLRGGAPALADSRRLPKGLTSQTLRTLCLWIDAHHGTEFSTDDLANAVNISRVSCRKYLIWLAQVNVLHTSIHYGATGRPVYRYRLRPEQIALLRQYCHQE, encoded by the coding sequence GTGATACATGTTTTGATTGTTGATGACGATGCGATGGTGGCCGATCTTAACCGCCAGTACATAGACCGGGTCGAGGGATTTTTCTGCTGCGGCATTGCCACTTCCCTTGCACAGGCTGAAGCCGTATTACACTCCCCTGGCCGACAGGTGGATCTGATCCTGCTGGATGTCTATATGCAGCGGGACAATGGCCTGAGCCTGCTGCCAGCGATCCGCGCATCCGGGCGTAAAACAGACGTTATTATGATCACCTCGGCCTCGGATGCCACCACCATTCAAACCGCCATGCATTATGGCGTGGTGGACTACCTCATCAAACCCTTTCAGTTTCCGCGTTTTGCCGGGGCGTTGAACGGCTGGCGCGAGAAAAAGCAGCTGATGGAATCGCACCAGTATTATGAACAGGCCGACGTTGACCGTCTGCTGCGCGGCGGTGCGCCGGCGCTGGCGGACAGTCGTCGCCTGCCGAAAGGGTTAACCTCTCAGACGCTGCGCACGCTGTGCCTGTGGATTGATGCCCATCATGGAACAGAGTTCTCAACCGACGATCTGGCGAACGCGGTTAATATCTCGCGGGTATCCTGCCGCAAGTACCTGATCTGGCTGGCGCAGGTTAACGTTCTGCACACCAGCATTCACTATGGTGCAACCGGTCGGCCCGTGTATCGTTATCGCCTGCGCCCTGAGCAGATAGCCTTGCTCAGACAATATTGTCACCAGGAGTAA
- the ldtA gene encoding L,D-transpeptidase — MSLIKTSGFVTALLVSQNVLAVSYPLPPEGSRLVGSVQTIAVPHDNKLPLEAFAAQHGQGLSNMLEANPGVDPFLPKAGTQLVVPQQLILPPTVREGIVVNVAEMRLYYYPKGGNTVEIFPIGIGEAGRETPRNWVTAVERKQDGPTWSPTPNTRRAYAKEGKTLPAFVPAGPDNPMGLYALYIGRLYAIHGTNSNFGIGLRVSQGCIRLRNDDIKYLFENVPVGTRVQLIDQPVKVTTEPDGSRWVEVHEPLSRNRAEFESTNKVPLPMTPALRAQLNAGDVDTGRVNEALVRRSGMPVNITYGISDASRVATID, encoded by the coding sequence ATGAGTCTTATAAAGACGTCAGGTTTTGTTACTGCTTTACTGGTTAGCCAGAATGTACTGGCGGTAAGTTACCCGCTGCCGCCTGAAGGGAGTCGTCTGGTGGGAAGCGTGCAGACGATCGCCGTTCCGCATGACAATAAATTGCCGCTGGAGGCGTTTGCGGCGCAGCACGGACAGGGGCTCAGCAATATGCTGGAGGCTAACCCGGGGGTCGATCCTTTTTTACCCAAAGCGGGTACACAGCTGGTTGTGCCGCAGCAGCTGATCCTGCCCCCGACGGTGCGTGAGGGCATTGTGGTCAACGTGGCGGAGATGCGCCTCTATTACTATCCGAAAGGGGGCAATACCGTTGAGATCTTCCCAATCGGTATCGGAGAAGCCGGGCGGGAGACGCCGCGTAACTGGGTCACTGCCGTTGAGCGCAAGCAGGACGGGCCAACCTGGTCGCCAACGCCGAACACCCGTCGCGCCTATGCCAAAGAGGGCAAAACGCTGCCCGCATTTGTTCCAGCCGGCCCGGATAATCCGATGGGGCTGTATGCCCTCTATATCGGCAGGCTTTATGCCATCCACGGTACGAATTCGAACTTTGGCATCGGGCTGCGCGTCAGCCAGGGCTGCATCCGGCTGCGCAACGACGATATTAAATACCTTTTCGAAAATGTTCCGGTCGGAACGCGCGTGCAGCTTATCGATCAGCCGGTGAAAGTGACCACCGAGCCGGACGGTAGCCGCTGGGTGGAAGTTCATGAACCGCTGTCGCGTAACCGCGCGGAGTTTGAATCAACAAATAAAGTCCCGCTGCCGATGACGCCAGCCTTACGCGCCCAGCTTAACGCTGGAGATGTCGATACCGGGCGAGTGAATGAGGCGCTGGTGCGCCGGTCTGGAATGCCGGTGAATATTACTTATGGAATATCTGATGCGTCGAGGGTAGCCACAATCGACTAA
- a CDS encoding fimbrial biogenesis chaperone, whose amino-acid sequence MKRFRNNLLTGLLVLFSASSVYAGVNIGGTRVIYDGGKKEAAIGVSNPDNVPYLIQSWFDNLDNSAGKVPFIITPPLYRLDRGQENMMRIVRAGNLPDNKESMYWLNIKAIPAAEKKANSLQIAVKTRIKLIYRPESLKGKGPEDFAKQLTWKISAGHISVSNPANYYMNFNEITVAGKSVPEPTYVAPGSSATFSLPAGVSSGPVTFKLINDYGGVGKIHHVTI is encoded by the coding sequence ATGAAACGTTTCAGGAATAACCTCTTGACAGGTTTGCTGGTGTTATTTAGCGCATCGTCAGTCTACGCGGGCGTGAATATCGGCGGAACGCGCGTAATTTACGACGGCGGTAAAAAGGAAGCAGCGATCGGCGTTTCAAATCCTGATAACGTTCCTTACCTTATTCAGTCATGGTTTGATAACCTGGACAACAGTGCCGGAAAAGTTCCTTTTATTATTACACCTCCTTTGTACCGCCTGGATCGCGGTCAGGAGAATATGATGAGGATCGTCCGTGCCGGGAATTTACCGGACAATAAAGAGTCCATGTACTGGTTAAACATTAAGGCCATTCCTGCGGCGGAAAAAAAAGCGAATTCACTGCAGATTGCAGTGAAAACCCGCATTAAATTAATTTATCGCCCGGAGTCATTAAAAGGAAAAGGTCCTGAAGATTTTGCTAAGCAGCTGACATGGAAAATCTCTGCGGGTCACATTTCGGTGAGTAATCCGGCTAATTATTATATGAATTTTAATGAAATTACCGTCGCAGGAAAAAGCGTGCCTGAACCAACTTATGTTGCACCAGGATCGTCGGCGACATTTTCATTGCCGGCAGGCGTCAGTTCCGGACCGGTAACCTTCAAGCTTATTAACGATTATGGTGGCGTCGGGAAAATCCATCACGTCACTATTTAA
- a CDS encoding fimbria/pilus outer membrane usher protein, which produces MCKTLYSLFKPSRLACFIALALPGITQNVCAEEYFNPALLEVDNPSMKGVDLSSFASGAQVPGRYRVEVVLNDQTVDTREIEFKAATTAQGDRILQPCLSLGLLQSYGVKTDLFPALDKESECVNFTVIPEASADFIFGAQKLLLSFPQAALTSQARGYVAPELWDEGINALMLNYSISGDNTWGRNSATNNSQSQYANLRPGINIGPWRLRNYITWRRDNDGKTQWDSVYTYAQRNIVPLKSQLTLGDSSSPSDVFDSIPFRGGQLASDDEMLPDSQKGYAPVVRGIARSSAQVIIRQNGYIIYQSYVAPGAFEITDMYPTGGAGDLNVTVKEADGSEHEFVVPYASVPVLQREGRLKYSLTGGQYRPSDSQVEKRPLMQGTAIYGLPKGFTIYGGVQAASPYQSYAVGIGRNMGGIGAVSADVTQAWSSPENMSKSSGRAWRLRYSKNFTDTGTNFTATSYRYSTAGYYGMQEVLDASSDNASLQDRRRNRAEVTLSQTLGPAFGSITGSAIREDYWNADKTMSSYSVSYNNAWNGITWGLSYTYSNNASAGSSGSGKTYDKDQILALNVSIPLDRFLSNTWASYSLNTSKKGNTTHSLGLSGTALQENALSWGIQQGYGNDGVGHSSNFSADYHGTYGEILGGYSTDENMQRMNYGLNGGILVHANGVTLGQPFGETIALIKAPGASGVGVTGQTGVKTDFRGYTVATNVSPYRKNRLSLDTQTLPDDVELQLTTQTVIPTRGAVVRAEYIANVGNRVLMTLAKASGQPVPFGATVTVATDKNSAGFIVGDQGQVYLTGLENSGELIARWGREANEQCRVNYALHIPEANSGVVLSNEICK; this is translated from the coding sequence ATGTGCAAGACATTATACTCCTTATTTAAGCCGTCTCGTCTGGCCTGTTTTATTGCGCTGGCATTGCCCGGTATAACACAGAATGTCTGCGCAGAGGAGTATTTTAATCCGGCCCTGCTTGAAGTTGACAACCCCTCTATGAAAGGCGTTGATCTCTCATCTTTTGCCAGTGGCGCGCAGGTGCCGGGCCGCTATCGTGTCGAGGTCGTCCTGAACGATCAGACGGTCGATACGCGGGAGATTGAATTTAAAGCCGCGACGACTGCGCAGGGCGATCGGATCCTTCAGCCTTGCCTGTCGTTAGGTTTGCTGCAAAGTTACGGTGTTAAAACCGATCTGTTTCCAGCGCTGGATAAAGAGAGCGAGTGCGTCAATTTTACCGTTATTCCCGAGGCGTCTGCTGATTTTATCTTTGGGGCACAGAAGCTGTTATTGAGTTTTCCGCAGGCCGCGCTTACGTCGCAGGCGCGTGGCTATGTCGCGCCGGAACTGTGGGATGAAGGCATTAACGCCCTGATGCTGAATTACAGCATTAGCGGGGATAACACCTGGGGGCGAAATAGCGCCACGAACAACAGTCAAAGCCAGTATGCGAACCTGCGTCCGGGCATAAATATTGGCCCGTGGCGTCTGCGCAATTACATAACCTGGCGCCGGGATAATGACGGTAAAACGCAGTGGGATTCGGTTTATACCTATGCCCAGCGCAATATTGTGCCGTTGAAAAGCCAGCTGACCCTCGGCGACAGTTCATCGCCGTCAGACGTTTTTGACAGTATTCCTTTTCGCGGTGGCCAGCTGGCCTCTGATGATGAGATGCTGCCCGACAGTCAAAAGGGCTATGCGCCTGTGGTGCGCGGCATTGCCCGCAGCAGCGCTCAGGTGATTATTCGCCAGAACGGTTACATCATCTACCAGAGCTATGTTGCACCTGGCGCATTTGAAATTACCGATATGTACCCAACAGGCGGTGCAGGTGATTTAAACGTGACGGTGAAAGAAGCGGACGGTAGCGAGCATGAGTTTGTCGTGCCCTACGCCTCTGTCCCCGTCTTGCAGCGAGAGGGGCGGCTGAAGTACAGCCTTACGGGGGGCCAGTATCGTCCCAGTGACAGCCAGGTTGAAAAGCGTCCTCTGATGCAGGGAACCGCCATTTATGGTCTGCCGAAGGGCTTTACGATTTACGGCGGCGTGCAGGCGGCCAGCCCATATCAGTCGTACGCGGTCGGTATCGGGCGAAATATGGGGGGGATCGGCGCAGTGTCTGCGGATGTCACCCAGGCGTGGTCAAGTCCTGAGAACATGAGCAAATCGAGCGGGCGCGCCTGGCGTCTACGCTACAGCAAAAACTTTACCGATACCGGAACCAATTTCACGGCGACCAGCTATCGCTACTCTACCGCGGGCTATTACGGTATGCAGGAAGTGCTGGACGCCAGCAGCGATAACGCGTCGCTGCAGGATCGTCGGCGTAACCGGGCCGAAGTGACGCTGAGCCAGACGCTGGGCCCCGCTTTCGGCTCAATCACCGGCAGCGCCATCCGGGAAGATTACTGGAATGCTGACAAGACGATGAGCTCCTACAGCGTCAGCTATAACAACGCGTGGAACGGCATCACCTGGGGGCTGAGTTATACCTATAGCAATAATGCGAGCGCCGGAAGCAGCGGCAGCGGGAAAACCTACGATAAAGATCAGATTCTGGCGCTAAATGTCAGCATTCCTTTAGATCGTTTCCTGAGCAATACCTGGGCCAGCTACAGCCTGAACACCAGTAAGAAAGGGAACACGACCCATTCGCTGGGTCTGAGCGGCACCGCGCTGCAGGAAAATGCCCTGAGCTGGGGTATCCAGCAAGGGTATGGCAACGACGGCGTCGGCCATAGCAGTAACTTCAGCGCGGATTATCACGGAACCTACGGTGAAATCCTCGGTGGCTATAGCACCGACGAAAATATGCAGCGCATGAACTACGGCCTGAATGGGGGCATTCTGGTTCATGCCAACGGCGTGACGCTGGGGCAACCTTTTGGCGAAACCATCGCGCTGATTAAGGCACCGGGCGCGTCGGGCGTAGGCGTAACGGGTCAGACCGGCGTGAAAACCGATTTTCGCGGATATACCGTCGCCACGAATGTGTCGCCGTATCGCAAAAATCGCCTGAGCCTCGACACCCAAACGCTACCTGATGATGTTGAACTGCAGCTAACGACCCAGACGGTTATTCCCACTCGCGGTGCAGTGGTCAGGGCGGAATATATTGCCAACGTGGGGAACCGCGTTTTAATGACCCTGGCAAAGGCAAGTGGACAACCTGTCCCCTTTGGAGCCACGGTGACTGTAGCCACAGATAAAAACTCTGCCGGATTTATTGTCGGGGATCAGGGGCAGGTCTATCTCACCGGCCTGGAAAATAGTGGTGAGCTCATTGCACGTTGGGGACGGGAAGCAAATGAACAATGCCGGGTTAATTATGCGCTTCATATACCCGAAGCAAATTCCGGAGTGGTGTTAAGCAATGAAATATGCAAATAA
- the cbl gene encoding HTH-type transcriptional regulator Cbl — protein sequence MNFQQLKIIREAARRDYNLTEVANMLYTSQSGVSRHIRELEEELGIEIFIRRGKRLLGMTEPGKALLIIAERILNEASNVRRLADLFTSDASGVLTIATTHTQARYSLPPVIKAFRELFPDVRLELIQGTPQEIEVLLQNGGADIGIASERLSNDPLLAAFPWFRWHHSLLLPVEHPLTQVSPLTLDAIAKWPLITYRQGITGRSRIDEAFNRKGLTPDVVLSAQDSDVIRTYVELGLGIGLVAEQSGDEREQGNLVRLDTRHLFDANTVWLGLKRGQLQRNYVWRFIELCNAGLSVDEIKRQVMEPEDVAIDYQI from the coding sequence GTGAATTTCCAGCAACTTAAAATTATCCGTGAGGCGGCCCGTCGGGATTATAACCTGACCGAGGTCGCCAACATGCTTTATACCTCCCAGTCCGGCGTCAGCCGCCATATCCGCGAGCTTGAAGAAGAGCTGGGGATTGAGATCTTCATTCGTCGCGGCAAACGCCTGCTGGGGATGACGGAGCCCGGCAAGGCGCTGTTGATCATCGCCGAACGCATTCTCAATGAGGCGAGTAACGTGCGCCGGCTGGCGGACCTGTTTACCAGCGACGCTTCCGGCGTGTTGACCATTGCCACCACCCATACTCAGGCTCGCTACAGTCTGCCGCCGGTCATCAAGGCCTTCCGGGAGTTGTTCCCGGACGTACGTCTGGAGCTGATCCAGGGCACGCCGCAGGAGATAGAAGTGCTGCTGCAAAATGGCGGGGCTGATATCGGCATCGCCAGCGAGCGCCTGAGCAACGATCCGCTGCTGGCGGCGTTTCCGTGGTTTCGCTGGCATCACAGCCTGCTGCTGCCGGTGGAACATCCGCTGACGCAGGTCTCCCCGCTGACGCTGGACGCGATCGCGAAATGGCCGTTAATCACCTATCGCCAGGGCATCACCGGGCGCTCCCGCATTGATGAAGCTTTTAACCGCAAAGGACTGACGCCGGATGTGGTGCTCAGCGCTCAGGACTCCGATGTGATCAGAACTTACGTTGAGCTGGGGCTGGGTATCGGGCTGGTCGCGGAACAGTCCGGCGACGAGCGCGAGCAGGGAAATCTGGTGCGTCTCGATACCCGCCACCTGTTTGATGCCAACACCGTGTGGCTCGGGCTTAAGCGGGGGCAGCTGCAGCGCAACTATGTCTGGCGCTTTATCGAACTTTGCAACGCCGGATTGTCGGTGGATGAGATTAAACGTCAGGTCATGGAGCCGGAAGACGTGGCGATTGACTACCAGATATAG
- the nac gene encoding nitrogen assimilation transcriptional regulator NAC: MNLRRLKYFVKIVDIGSLTQAAEVLHIAQPALSQQVATLEGELDQQLLIRTKRGVTPTEAGKILYTHARTILRQCEQAQLAVGNVGQTLTGQVSIGLAPGTAASSVTMPLLQAVRAELPEVLVYLHENSGAALNDKLLSGQLDMAVLYDRSPVAGITSQPVLKEDLFVVGTRDCPGQSVDLTAVAEMNLFLPRDYSAVRLRVDEAFSLRRLTAKIIGEIDSISTLTAAIASGMGVTVLPESAARALCSAANGWMARISSPSMSLPLSLNVSARGSLSPQAQAVKEILMSLVSRPSLENRELQLVS, encoded by the coding sequence ATGAACTTAAGACGACTGAAGTACTTCGTGAAAATCGTCGATATCGGTAGCCTGACCCAGGCCGCAGAGGTGTTACATATCGCACAGCCGGCACTGAGCCAGCAGGTAGCCACTCTGGAAGGTGAGCTGGATCAGCAGCTGTTGATCCGCACGAAACGCGGCGTAACCCCTACCGAAGCAGGCAAAATCCTTTACACCCATGCACGCACCATTCTGCGGCAGTGCGAACAGGCGCAGCTGGCGGTGGGCAATGTCGGACAGACGCTGACCGGACAGGTATCGATCGGGCTGGCGCCAGGCACCGCGGCCTCGTCTGTCACCATGCCGTTATTACAGGCGGTGCGCGCAGAGCTGCCGGAGGTGCTGGTCTACCTGCACGAAAACAGCGGTGCGGCACTGAACGATAAATTACTCAGCGGACAGCTGGATATGGCTGTGCTTTACGATCGTTCTCCCGTGGCAGGGATCACCAGCCAGCCGGTACTGAAAGAAGATCTCTTTGTGGTGGGGACGCGGGACTGCCCAGGACAGAGCGTCGATTTAACCGCGGTAGCGGAGATGAATCTGTTCTTACCCCGCGATTACAGCGCCGTGCGTTTGCGCGTTGATGAGGCCTTCTCTTTGCGCCGCCTGACGGCAAAAATCATCGGTGAAATCGACTCGATCTCCACCCTGACTGCCGCCATTGCCAGCGGGATGGGCGTGACGGTACTGCCTGAATCGGCCGCGCGAGCGCTCTGCAGTGCCGCCAACGGCTGGATGGCGAGAATATCCTCCCCGTCGATGAGCCTGCCGCTGTCGCTAAACGTCTCGGCGCGGGGCTCGCTGTCGCCGCAGGCGCAGGCGGTAAAAGAGATCCTGATGTCGCTGGTAAGCCGCCCATCGCTGGAGAACCGCGAGCTGCAGCTGGTGAGCTAA
- a CDS encoding fimbrial protein produces MKYANKIFTKTSGVLLILCGCFSFSASATCQFMGGAGTQTISFTPSNVIVQRDAPVGSVIYSSSSPGSGDFLVCDGSTNTNYYQMVYLGGVPTSIDHAYETNIPGVAISVNLMWGYLDNPASTDNTGSGTVSSPPIKYKLYKTGDIQSGQLKVGELGNWTVSGITALKVNLIGGAVTEVACAITTPNLTFPIGAVSKADFGNTIGFTPDKTSTQSLGLDCDKNANINVTLNGQQNPDVSDASVLALNNQGDANTAQGVGVQLLYDGNPLVINNQLQLKQSSGGKETFPITARYYQTRNSVTVGEANTSATLTLTYQ; encoded by the coding sequence ATGAAATATGCAAATAAAATTTTCACTAAAACCTCTGGCGTTTTATTAATACTATGCGGGTGTTTCAGCTTTAGTGCATCAGCGACTTGTCAATTTATGGGGGGCGCGGGAACGCAAACAATAAGCTTCACGCCCAGCAATGTGATAGTACAAAGAGATGCACCGGTTGGTTCAGTGATATATTCGAGTTCCAGCCCGGGTAGCGGGGATTTCCTGGTGTGTGATGGTAGTACCAACACTAACTACTATCAGATGGTTTATCTTGGTGGTGTGCCAACGTCAATAGATCATGCCTACGAGACCAATATTCCAGGGGTGGCTATTTCAGTGAATCTGATGTGGGGATATCTGGACAATCCAGCCTCCACCGATAATACGGGGTCCGGTACTGTGTCCTCACCGCCGATTAAATATAAATTGTATAAAACGGGTGATATTCAGTCCGGGCAGTTAAAAGTGGGGGAATTAGGCAACTGGACGGTGTCTGGAATTACGGCCCTGAAAGTTAACCTAATCGGTGGGGCAGTCACTGAGGTGGCATGCGCAATTACGACACCGAATTTAACGTTCCCGATAGGCGCTGTTTCGAAGGCAGATTTCGGTAATACGATAGGATTTACGCCGGATAAAACCAGTACGCAGAGTCTTGGATTAGACTGCGATAAAAATGCCAATATCAATGTTACGTTAAACGGACAGCAAAACCCGGACGTCAGCGATGCGAGCGTACTGGCATTAAACAATCAAGGCGATGCGAATACCGCGCAGGGCGTTGGAGTGCAGTTATTATACGATGGCAACCCTCTCGTGATTAATAACCAATTGCAATTAAAACAATCCAGCGGTGGGAAAGAAACATTCCCTATTACTGCCCGATATTATCAAACACGAAATTCAGTAACCGTCGGTGAGGCGAATACGTCCGCAACATTGACACTTACATACCAATGA
- a CDS encoding fimbrial protein — protein sequence MKKTLCYLTASISAVLFAGNLYAADTVNINVTGKVIASPCTTLNGGSSALNVDLGQDIQAYSLEAAGSGSTLTKFDLPVTGCPASTTNVKVTFTGTPDETDATMWANNAADAAANTAVELSEQTSGDILSNNSSLTGAVEDGSTTFKLQARVYSTAGKVMPGDVSSAIVASFEYQ from the coding sequence ATGAAAAAAACGTTATGTTATTTGACCGCATCCATTTCTGCAGTTTTATTTGCTGGCAATCTTTATGCGGCGGATACCGTTAATATTAATGTCACAGGGAAAGTGATTGCTTCCCCTTGTACAACCCTTAACGGTGGTTCAAGTGCGTTAAACGTGGATCTGGGTCAGGACATCCAGGCGTACTCTTTAGAGGCGGCCGGTTCGGGTTCAACATTGACGAAATTTGACTTACCGGTGACCGGTTGCCCGGCAAGTACCACTAACGTAAAAGTGACATTTACCGGTACGCCGGACGAAACAGATGCCACGATGTGGGCGAACAACGCCGCGGACGCCGCAGCCAATACCGCTGTCGAGTTATCGGAACAAACCTCGGGAGACATTCTGAGCAATAACAGCTCGCTGACCGGCGCCGTTGAAGACGGAAGCACAACCTTTAAACTTCAGGCGCGCGTTTATTCAACAGCCGGTAAAGTTATGCCGGGTGACGTTTCTTCTGCAATCGTTGCCTCTTTCGAATATCAGTAA
- a CDS encoding sensor histidine kinase — protein sequence MRDLPPLPSTHKRPMKLNTLVTLMVYSVTGAVLLVIFILYFAQITRATRDGVRDTALAVARTLADSPEVIRGLSLPPESNIIQPVARAVMQRNNLLFAVVTDMQGIRYSHPNSTLLGKAFIGVDLRPALEEKENVAINHGVLDEALRVFTPVYNAQHQQIGVVAVGISLNKVEQQIARNRWDAIWLVLFSALLGALGAWGLVRVLKRVLFGLEPWQISALLEQRQAMLQSLREGVIAVDQQGHVTMVNHAARQILNINACGNTQHEAPLLANLREVLRSGESRQDQEITCHGRLLLCNTLPVKSDNQLMGAITTFRDKTEISELLQRLDGMVNYLDALRSHSHEFMNKLHVILGLLHMKHYARLEEYVLLTANAWQSDVGTLQRNVKSPVVAGFLLSKINRAREMGSSLTLSDASQVPDNPNAQQVAGLVTVLGNVIENALDAMVPQSGGEIGLLLHYQQGWISAEVSDDGPGIAPEHLQTIFSKGFSTKGENRGMGLFLARQQIENLGGEIAVESEPGVFTQFFVQLPWDSERNNA from the coding sequence ATGCGCGATTTGCCGCCCCTTCCCTCCACGCATAAGCGCCCAATGAAGCTGAACACGCTGGTCACGCTGATGGTGTACAGCGTGACGGGCGCGGTGCTGCTGGTGATTTTTATCCTCTATTTTGCGCAAATCACCCGGGCCACGCGCGATGGGGTTCGGGATACCGCCCTGGCCGTCGCCAGAACGCTGGCCGACAGCCCGGAGGTGATCCGCGGCTTGTCCCTCCCACCGGAGAGCAACATTATTCAGCCCGTCGCCCGGGCAGTCATGCAGCGTAACAACCTGCTATTTGCAGTCGTCACCGATATGCAAGGCATCCGCTATTCGCATCCCAACAGCACTCTGCTTGGCAAAGCCTTTATCGGCGTGGATCTCCGCCCCGCGCTGGAGGAAAAAGAGAATGTCGCCATCAATCACGGGGTGCTCGACGAGGCGCTGCGCGTGTTCACGCCGGTCTATAACGCGCAGCATCAGCAGATTGGGGTCGTTGCGGTGGGGATCTCGCTCAATAAAGTGGAGCAGCAGATCGCCCGCAACCGCTGGGATGCCATCTGGCTGGTGCTGTTCAGCGCCCTGCTGGGGGCGCTGGGCGCCTGGGGGCTGGTGCGGGTGCTGAAGCGCGTTCTGTTCGGGCTGGAGCCCTGGCAAATATCAGCCCTGCTTGAACAGCGCCAGGCGATGCTGCAATCCCTGCGCGAGGGCGTTATTGCCGTGGATCAACAGGGGCATGTGACGATGGTGAACCATGCCGCCCGGCAGATCCTGAATATCAACGCCTGCGGTAATACTCAGCATGAAGCGCCGCTGCTGGCGAACCTGCGCGAAGTATTGCGTAGCGGGGAATCCCGTCAGGATCAGGAGATCACCTGCCACGGTCGGTTGTTGCTCTGTAATACCTTACCCGTGAAAAGCGATAATCAGCTGATGGGTGCTATTACCACGTTTCGCGATAAGACTGAAATCAGCGAGCTTCTGCAGCGACTGGACGGCATGGTGAACTATCTCGATGCCCTGCGCAGCCACTCCCATGAGTTTATGAATAAGCTGCACGTGATCCTCGGGCTGCTGCATATGAAACACTATGCCAGACTTGAAGAGTACGTCCTGCTGACGGCGAATGCCTGGCAGAGCGATGTCGGCACGCTGCAGCGCAACGTCAAATCGCCGGTGGTGGCGGGATTTTTGCTGAGCAAAATCAACCGCGCCAGAGAGATGGGGAGTAGCCTGACGCTATCCGATGCCAGTCAGGTTCCTGATAACCCCAATGCGCAGCAGGTTGCAGGGCTTGTTACCGTTCTCGGTAATGTGATTGAAAATGCACTCGATGCCATGGTCCCTCAGTCCGGGGGGGAGATCGGTCTGCTGCTGCACTACCAGCAAGGCTGGATTAGCGCTGAGGTGAGTGACGATGGCCCGGGTATTGCCCCTGAGCATCTGCAGACCATTTTTAGCAAAGGGTTTTCCACTAAAGGGGAGAACCGGGGGATGGGATTATTCCTCGCCCGTCAGCAAATCGAAAATCTGGGCGGGGAGATCGCCGTGGAATCTGAGCCGGGCGTGTTTACCCAGTTTTTTGTGCAGCTCCCCTGGGACAGTGAAAGGAATAACGCGTGA